The Thermothelomyces thermophilus ATCC 42464 chromosome 6, complete sequence DNA segment CGTCTTGCGCATGTCCAATCCCGAATTGGGGCGCAGTCTACTCGAAAACGGCGTGCTCGTTTTGCCATCAGTTGCTTCAGTATATGACAATGCATGGGCGATGAAAGCAGGCGAGGACACGAGCGCATTTGCAACAACCTGGTCCCCCGACAGCCGTCAGCTTCATCGGTGACGCCCTTTTTACCCTTCAAACCGTTGGCTTCTGGCCCGCTTCTTCAAATTGTATAACCCAAGACGATCAACCACATGCAATGAGATGACATGCCCACAGCAGCTCGTGAAATATCAAAAAAGAGCCCCTAAACAACCCAATCTGCCAACTGATCAATTCCCTTCCTTGTCCCAGCCCTCAGGTTTTTCCATGTTGTTTATCTCGAAGAATCTGGAAGTGCCTAAAGAAGTCAGGAATTAGCGAGATCCACTCGATTTGGGGATACAGTTGCGACTCACATGAATAGCCCTTCCAGTCAAAGTTATCGCTTGGTTTGCAGTGGCACTTGAGCGCGGTCCGCAGATTTTCGCCCGTAGGGCAGTGCGTGAATGGGACGTGGTAATAGGCAATGTCATTGAAGAAGTGTATCTCCTCCTTCGGCAACATCAGGGCGGCAGCAATTGAGTGCACGGGCGCATCTCCCCATCGCTCATAGAAGAAGCCTCCGTCCTTGTCCAAGCTTTCAAAGTAGTCAAGGTATGCTTTAGACCGGAGCCAATTTAGGTTGCCGATCTCAAAGTTAGACCACTAAACGAGGGTGTCAGTCTTGAGACCATTACCGGCGGCGGGGGAAGGGGGCTTTGGAGAGGCACTTACGAAATGGCATCTGTTGTAGGTCtcaccgccgtcgtcgctcAGGAAGCCCATTGAGTTGCCAGAAGCAATGTGCTCGGGGTGGTTCTTCATGAACTTCTTGACACTGTCCCACAGGGTCGGGATGGTCTCGGGGTACTCGTACAGACTGATGGTGAAGCTGTACTTCTTGTTGTTCTCATGCATGAAACGGAAAGGATCGTAGTGGATATCGCAGAAGAGTTCAACGCTCGGCTCAACGCGCCAGTAGTAGTCGTAATTCATCATAAGCTCCTGCCGGAAAAAGAAGCCCGACTCGAAGCGGCACATGTGGCGGTAGCTGATGCTATCTCCGTAAATgatctccttctccttcatCTCCTTACGCACTCTCGCCGCTTTGTCCTGGTCGATCCAGTCGGGGAACGACCAGTGTTCTTCCGGAATCAGGCCGTAGTACGTCTTACCAGACACCAGTGAAGTTGTCACCTTCTTGAAGGTGTCGTCGAAAGGCTGATCGTTGAGGAATACCCAGTCGTAGTTGTACCGCCGGTTGAAGCGGTCTTCAACCTGTCGGATCGATTTGGCAATCTCCCAGACGTCCGAGTTACGAGCCAGCGTCACGAACGTGGCATTCATTCGCGGCCCCTTATTGATACTTGTGAGATCGTCCCAGCCGGGATCGTTCGGTGTCATCGCCATGAGAAACTGCgcagggtcgtaggtagtcTTAACCTTGGCATCGTTCGGTGAGGCATCCTGCGTGCCCGAGTTGGTGCCACCCTCGCTTGGGGACTTCGAGTCGGGAATGTGCGTTCTTAAATTCGTGACGTCTGCCGAGTTCGAGACGAAGTAGATCACTGTTAGAATCTGGGGAGCTGTCAGTATATCTCAGTACATATCGCTCTGTGGACCAACCCAGGCCCAATGAGCGGGTACCTACAAAGAAAGCGACGATGATGTAGCGCACATAGCGCACGCCTCCGGCGGCCATGGTGAAAAAATACGGTCAATCGTTCAATCGGGGAACCGGGGGAACTGTGAATTAAGGGAACCTCAAGGGATAAAAGTGCGTATTCCGGTACTTTGATATTCAGGCGTCCCAGCTGAAAGGGCGAATTGAGTCCCACACGCTGGCGAAGCCGAAGCGCGAAGGTGATGGGAGGGGACGTCGAGTCCAGGAGACAGAGCGTCAGGTTTAGTGCTCGGTCATGATCGTTCTCCAACAATCAAGTCGCCCTCAGTCGAACGCTCAAATTTCCGGGCGGAAAAACGGAGTGTCTGGTTCTTATCGGCTGTTGTTGGAGGAGAGCGTTGGAAGCTGAACAGCCATCCGCAACGATTTGCGCTCGATGCACTTTCTGATGAATGCCTTTCAAGGCCAGAGTACTCCGTAATCAGTACGTGCTACGCAGTTGATCGCTAACCAGCTCGGCACAGTGTGGCGACCTGGCCTTCCGACGGCTTGGCGTGTTTATAAGGTGCCTTACTATCATTTAATGCAGTAGGACAGGACTTTTCAAGTTAAGATGCAACCTCCCTGTCTACGTCATCTAGTAGTGGGCTGTCTCGTATTTGGGTATCCTTGCAGTCCTTAGTCTACCCCTTAATGCTTGCTTACGCAGTACTAAGGCACGGGTATACGTACCACAAGTAATGCTGACGATCTAGATCAGATGGAAGACTTCTCGACACTAGCGTTCTCTGAATGTGAGTGCAAGTCATGCAAAGAACCTTGTGGTTTCTGTTCATTGTCTCAAGTGACACAGCCGAGTACCTAGACGTTGACGCAACGAGCTGCGCCTGTTGTCTTGTGCAGCTATCCTCGCAGATCCTCGTCAAATGCTCTGGCCCAGTACGCCGGGACAGGAAAGCGCGGCAAATATGCCACATCGGACTATCAGGACCGACAAGCTGTGTCAGAAACGTACACTGCGAGATCGGCGGGCTGGCACTAAATAAATAAGATGCCGGCCGAACAACGTGCAGGGAAAGATAGCTAATTGACTGTGAGTGCAATGAGAACAGGTGTCGGTTCGAGAGGCTACGAAGGCCCAAAGGTGAAACATACAGCCGCCAAGACCAGTGAGGCTGGGGTTCGTCTTTTTGAGGTCAGAATCCTGTTGTGTAAACAGGGCTTCAGAACCCCCCTGCCCACGCCTGAATCTTGGGTAACATGACTTGTTTTCGTGACAGCTACACAAGGTGACCCTTACCGTCCTCACCGTCCTCACCTTTGCAGTCCTTACCAAGTATGGACTACACTTGCATGCACTTAACTGATCTTGAAATTCTCATTACGGGGACGCGAATATTTGGTACCTAAGGTATGCAGTGCTCCGTACAAAGCAatctgtaatccgtacaacGTCTAGCCTGGCACCCATTTGTAATTTCCATCCCAACTCCTCATTTGCATGCAAGTACGCGAGTCAAAAAGTCAGGTATGTGTACAATAGATAACTACCTTACCTATTTAACCAATATTTATGTGCTGAGGCACCCATATCTCGGGGCTGGTTTGATCAGGTGGCGGGCCTGGCACGTCAGGTTGCGTTCCGAAATGCTTATGCCGATTGGCCTGTCGGATAATTCCTGTATCCCACTCATATCCCACTCAACCCTGAGCTGTTAGGCTGATGCTCCCAAGTTGGCGAATATCTGCAAGCTCGATCCACAGGGCGATATCCATCATCTCCAAGGTGCCCTCGCTCAAGTTACGACACCAATTTGCGTGATTCCCtgttttctttccttctctCGGCGCACAGCGCGCTATCTCAAATTTTTTTTGAGTATTTCTTCCCCGCCACTTCGGCAGTATCTTGCGCGACGGTGCCTACCGTGTGGGTGTTACCCGCCCTCGGATCGATCGACGGCCTCCGGGTTCGCATCGCGCTGATCGAATCAACATGTCAGTTGACCGATACAGTCGGCACAGTATTGTTACATTTCCTGCTGTACGTTTATTAGCCCTGGCTTGAATTGTGCATGAGGTTTGCCTCGGCGGCGCCCTTGCCTGCCGTGCAGACGTCCGATCCCTCCCCGCCCCATTTTAACCCCGCGATCATGACTGCTTATCATCCAGGGCAACTTCAAAGTTTACGTATGTTAACGATTTTTGACAGTAACATTTGGCGTAGTTGCTAAACCCGCGCCGTAACCATGTCATTTTCCGGCTTCGACACAAGCCGCCACaacacggcggcggcaggctTTTCGCAGGCCCATAACCCCTTTGCCGGTCTTTCCAATCGCGAAGAGGAGGGCGATGCTCTGGAATTCGAAGATACCTACGATGGGTTGGGCGACCAACTGGAGGAGACGGGTGACGCTTTCAATGATGATACCTTCGGGGACGCTGCGGACTTGAGCAGCGGACCGGCAGGCAAGGATTTCGACTTCTTCGGTTCTACCGCCAAGGTCGCCAATGCCATCGAGGAAGAGCACGCCCGTTTCAGCCGTCAGCAACCTGCCGCAAAATCCTCTCAGCCGGCGTCTCAAGCTCCCCCCCATGCTGCTTTACAGAGTTCCTCTGGACTATCCTCGTATAGCCAATACTCCCAGCCGGCGGCACGCAAGCCTGCTCGTACCGGCTACGAAAAGTACAGCAGCGAGCCAGTCGCTGAGTTACAGGTTGATGCGGCTCTTTGGGGTGTTGCGCCCAAGAAACAGTCTCAACCAGCTTCCACTGCCTCACCGGCCGCCACGTCCGCCTCAACAGTGCCCGGCCGGAAAGTGCTCAGTTTGGAGGAAGTTGAAGCGCAGATGCGCGCTCAAGCCAAGAAGGCCGCCCAGCAAGCTACTCCGTCTCCGGCGCCTCCGCCGGCCGCCATTCCGTCCGGCCCTCACGCGCAAGCTCCTCCACCGATGCACTATGATCAAGCTTACCAATACTCCCACCACGCGCCACCTCAGCTGCCGCCACAACCTGATCACAATCGCAGTGATCAGACGTTATCTCACGGTCATGGACATCCTGTCACGATTCTGCAGAGGCCCAGCTCTAAACAAGGGGCCTCGCCACAGCCCGCAGCCCAACCCCCGGCTCACCTTCGCCAGCAACCACCGGCTCCCGTGCAGCCAACACAGATCTTGCAGAATCCTAACCGCCTTTCGGGGGATGCGGCGAGACTGGGAATGCGCCAGCATCCCGCCCCGACAATACCGGGCTACCCGTCTCACCCAGCCCATCGCCATCAAGGTTCATTCTCTCGACAGCCACAGCTCATCACCCATCCTTCTCAGCTTGCGCAGCTcagcgaggaggagaaggcggCCTACTTGGAACAGGAAGCGAAGCGGGCTAAGCGCAACCACAAAATCTTCCTCATGTCCCGCGACAACGGCATCATGACACCGCAGGATAAGAGCTTCGTTACTCGGATCCAACTCCAACAACTTGTTGCCGCCACTGGCAATCCTAATGAGCACGGCACTGATGAGTCTCTCGCCGAGGATTTTTACTACCAGGTCCACAGCCAAATCCAAGGAGGGCAGCGCCAGAATCCCAACCAGCCGCTTAACAACTTCGCGCAGACCTATCTCTTCCAGACCGGGAGCCGCCAGGGTGGCATGCGTCGTCAGCACCGCGGACCTGAGAACCACATGCAGCGCATGGAGCAGCAGGTCCAGCGGGCTGTTGAAGCCGCCAAGAATAAACCAAAGAACAAGCAGCTGGTGATCGAAGGGAGTTTGGGAAAGATCTCATTCAGCAATGCCAAGACACCCAAGCCGCTCCTCAACATCAAGCGCACTGAGAGCACCGGGGATGCTCATCGCCCTGCCAGCGCCCACAAGCATGCGGCCCCAACCGGTGACAGGAAGAGCGAGTTGCGCACCATCGAACGCGTCTACACTACGCTCATGCAGATGGAGGATCATGACAGGAACATGCCCCCACCTCCGGCGAATGATGCCGATACGGAGGCCATCCAGAAGTTCGTCACCTGGAACAGCGAGGCTCAAATCCTCAACAAGCATCTCTGGGAGAGCCTCCGGATCCACGACCATCCCGATAACGGCCGCGTGCACCCATTTATTGCCCTCTTATCTTATAGCAAAGGCATGAAGGCGATGCAGCGCATCTCCCGTCATCTCACCCATGAGCAACGCACGACGATCCTTACCCTCATTCTCGTGAACCTCGACAGCCTCGAGGTCGTTCGCAACGCCCAGGTGACCTCGGAGTCGATGCAGCTGAACGCTGCCATGCGCGAAAACGTGGAGCTTTTCTCTCTTGCCGTCATGTCGACCTTGTTCAACATCTTGAATGAGCTCGATCTGGACCTCGTTGCCGGCATGCTTGGCCTTGTCTGCACTCGCAATGTTGACGTGATCGCCAAGAGCAGAATCGGCGCGTCCATGCTCACCATGATCCTAAGCCGCGCCGAAATCATTAAGCACGGTGGAGGCGGTAGCGAGCAGGCCTGGCGCTCATGGTATGCTTCCTCTTCCATCTCTGTGGCCTACTGTTCGCTGACAATGTGCAGGGATGTCACCCACACACAGTTCTTCGACCTCATCGAGCCCACGCTCCCCCACATGTTCCCCGGCCCAGTCACAGCCAGCGACGACATCTACGTCTGGCAGCTGTTAGCCGCCCTCGGAATTGGGGCTTCCCCTGAACAACAACAGAGACTCGTGTTGGCTGTCAAGGACCGTGTCATGGATACGGTTGCGCTCTCCAAGACTCTTCCTCAGGATCTTGCGGCACAGCGTCTACAGAACGTTAATTTGTTCATGCGCTCAATCGGCCTGGATGTTGAGCTGCTTCAGTAAGCGTTTCGAAGGGAAGGCACGCGCAGCATGCCCACGGGTAGCAGTGCCCGCGATGAGCAGCTGCACTCTGGATCTATAAAAGTTTGAGTGGCTCAATCATGGTTGGAGGAATGGAGCATGTGCCTTTTTATAGCCAAGAAAACGACTGATTCGAGGCATCATCGTTGCGGCTAGAAGCACGTCGAAAGATACATTTTGGGCAGCTGTATCTAGCACGGGTTCTGGTTTGCAGAGCCACCAACGGTCACCCACACGAAGATGAATGGGAACCATTCTGTTCTTTCTGCGGGGACATATGCGCACAGCAGAGCGTGGCTATTGGCTTGAAGCCATGCCATTGTGACCAATTTcccttctttctttctttccttttaTCTCCCTTTCCCGTTCCCTCCCTGACAGATCTGTCCCAGGGTGTACCACGCTGGGCGTCTGAACTCTTCATCAATGCGAATGAATTACTGACAATACCCCTTGCAATCTATTCAGCTCGATATGTGTGGCTAGTCTATCTCCATCGCAGTTCCCCTCGACGCTCCCTTTCTTGTAGTCTTCCTTGCGCCGGACGCAGCAGCAACGGTTGACGCGGTTGACGCGGCATTCGCGCTTCCACCCGTCCGCCCGACCTGCCTTCGGctttccgccgccgccggctccTCCATCTTGACCGCAGTCTCCTTTCCCTGCTTTTTTTCACTGTTGCCATTTGGATCTGCCTGTCGGCCCTCTATCCCGCTGACTGCCCGCAACAGCTCCTGCTCTTCCCAATCCGTCTTCAGCCAGGGCACCTTGTCGACCAGGTCCGCTGCGCCACTCTCGTCGGCActggttgctgctgctgctgctgccgccgcctcaGCAGCGCCGGCGACCTCCTTCCCTTTCCCCTTATCCTCGGCCGCTTCCCCTTCCgctgcggccgcggccgcggcgccgccgccgccgttccCCGGCCGGAGGAGCAGGCACTCGTTGTAGGCCTCCCAGGCcatctcggcctcgtcgtGCACCCATTCCATGCGCTGCCAGGTCTCGGTCTGGACGTTGCGCAGGCGGTCCGCCATGGTCTCGGTggccgcgccgccgtcggcgtcCATGGCCGACTTGATGGTCATGTGGATCGCGCGGCCGGCCGAGGCGcccgcggcgccggcgccggtgccggACTTGTCGCCGGgtccgccgctgccgcccgcGCTGTTGGCGCCGCCGCGCGCCAGGCGCTCCTGTTCGGTCGCCGCGTCGATGTGGTGGGGGACTGGGCGGAGATGGACGACGGAAGAGACGGGGGTTAGGTGAAGGTTTTCTGGAGGACCCATTATTAGCATCGCGTTGGTGGTCTTCATTAGCGAGGGAGGGACAGGGGACAGGGTAGAGGTAGCTTATCTTTATAAGTACTCACTTCCTTGAAAGACACCAATCATGTGGCGGGTGTTTGCCTCTTCGGCGCTCCGGCCGCCGCCAAAGGTCTGGGTGCGCAGGACTTTGTCTTGCCGCGCTGCTTCGGCCCAGGTCAGCGGGgtctcgtcgtcggcgccggcgccggcgccccgccgcccgcgcGCCGAGGTGGAGGTGGCGACGATGTTGAAGCCTCCCGCGAGACCCAAGCTGCCGCCCTTCTTGGCCTCCATGGACTTCTGGAGCGCGGTACCCCACGCGATACCCTTGTTCCTGTCGTATGCCTCGGTGGTGTCGATGGGTACGTCGACCTCGTACATGCCGGTCTTGGGCTTAACGCGTAGCTCGGATATGCGTGGGACGCGGATCTGCGCTGGATCCTGGGCGGTCTTGTTCACATATTGAAGGACGACGAGGTTGCGGTTTTCTGGAAGGGGCGGCTTGATGAAGACGGAGTAATTTGCGATGATGggatcgtcgtcgtcggaggCTACCGCGCGGGGCGGGCGATTCGATGACATTCTGTTGGGCGCCAGGTCTAGCAGGCCGGTAAAGGTTAAGGGGGGGagaataagaagaagaagaagaagtaaAACTGGAGGAGAGGAGCAGCAAATGTGGTTTCGATTCCAACGCGCTGCCCATGCAGAGAGTCGCTGGCAGCGTGCGCGATGCCCCGCGATCTGGAAATTTTAGTGGGGCAGCGCACACTCAGCGCCCCCGGTCCCACAACGGAACGGTCGCTTTGGGGGATCTCCACTCAATGTGAACCCAGAGGCAAAAAAATCGCGTTGTGTGAATTGAACCCACGGACAACTTATTAGTACCTGATCCGATCCAGGTTCGAACTGGAGACCTTCAGTGTGTTAGACTGACGTGATAACCAACTACACCATCGGACCTTATTGTTGAGGGGGCCGGTTGTTTTCACCATTTAAGAAGGCCAGGAATGCATGCGGCGACATATCGAGCTCGATTCTGAAATGCCTGGCATTTGCGCCTACTCGCCGGGTTTTCAAGTAGCTTGAAGAGGGCAATGGCAGTTTGTGTGCGCGTTTTCCGTCCGCATTTCAAAGGAGGTACCGAGTACGGATGTACTTtttgtactccgtaccaagACAGCCACCACCATAAGCCGAATCGGTGCACTGGGGGCCAAACGCGCTGTCAAGCCAGAGAAGCCAATGTTGCTGCGTACTCCATACGAAGTACTGGCCTCCCTACATAGTAtatacgtatgtatgtatgtacatacagtacagtacgaTTGGCACGGGTTCCGACACACTGGTCATTAGCACCGATAATGTGTTTTTGCGGACCACTTCGCAATCAGATCAGCAAGGATATTGAGCCGCGGATGAAGAGCCGGGGTGCAGCACGCCATATTGGATAAGGCGGGAGGTGTGTCTCTGGGTAACTCTAAGCTGCAATCGAGTTTGAAAGCAGGGAAGAAAAGAATAATTCCAGTGTCGAGCTTTCGTCGAACTTTTAGACGGAGCAGACCGGCATGAACAAACCTGTACACTAAGCACCAATCCTGACAACTCCACTCTTTCAATTAGGTAAGACACCGGAACTGCGGCCACCGGCAAACCAGGCACGATTAGGCAGTTTATGCCCAATGTTCAAGTTCGGGCTTGCAGTAACTAATCTGACATGTGCTCGTGATTCCAGCATGATTTTAGGTGTGGGTGCCTGGTAAAAAAGCGCTGCAGGAGCTTTGACAGTTCCAGGGTGCACGTCATGCCATCCTCAAGAACAAAGATACTACGTTGGTTGGTTGGCTGGGGAAAACGAGTGGTCAAGAATGCCTGCCATCTAGGCCACCACGCGCAAAAAATCCGGCACTGCTTCCCCATTTACAGCCACCCCAATACGTCCACTAGTGCTGTATCTACCTCCACAGTACGCGAATActgcgtatgtatgtatgtatgtatgtagtaGCAGTGCATACCCGAGTTTGCAAGTGCTACGCTAAATTAACTACCACCATGCATGTatatatgtactgtacgctATGAACTCGCTCTATCGATCGGTGCGACCCAGACAAGGCAGGGTTTGGGACGTCGCAGTTTCGATCTTGAGCAAGGGAGCAGCGAAGCCGATTTGGGTATATTTggagccggggggggggggggggcattCACAATCTTCCATAAACAGAGACCAGAGCATCGTCAGGCTGGACAACCGCTGAGCTAATCCCCTTGTGCTCCTGTGCTTTCTTCCCGCCATCCTGTGTCCGGGGGGAAGCATTGTGATCGCATGGAACTTTGCGAGGCCCTGGCTGGTCCAAACCCCCCGACGAGCCTACACTAGCGCTCCCAGTTCACATACCCCCAGTTCACATGTTGCTGTCTCATTCCTGAAACAGCAAGCTCCACGACCATCGACGGGAGCCAAGTTTTTACCTCTCCCCTGAGGGATCGGCGTGGCCCACCAGACGAACCAGACGAAGAAACAACACGCTCTGCGCCGAGAACAAAAACCGTCCCTTTGTTTCTTACCCTCACAACCTCAGGCCCTCGATTACGCTGCCGGAGAATCGCCATCTCACACGGCAATCTCTGAGGCGATTGAGGGGCGATTGAGAGGCGATTGAGAGGAGTGGAAGTGCGGGCCTCGAACTCGAGAATTGTGGCCGATGCGAGCCCGGTCTCCATGAGTTCAGGAACCTCAGGAGGGCCGGGAGGTCCTCCTGGCCCTTCCACGGCCGACCTGCCTCACAATAGCCACGGCCCCAACATCCTCGCGGCATGCTTCGTGACGTGGACCATCGCCCTCATCTTCGTGCTGCTGCGCTTCTGGACCCGCACCAAGATCGtgcgcctcctcggcccggCCGACTGGTGCATCGCCTCGTCCTTAGTACGGCTCCTGTTCCATGTCCGAGAAGATGCCTCTGGCTCGATTAGTGATATTCTGACCTACATACGCGCAACAGGTAGTGGCCGCCGGCTTGTGCGCCAGTTATGTAGTGCGTAAGTCAAGCACTCGCCGGAGCGGACATGGTTGGGATTCTCTGAGCCGAGCTTGCTCACGTCCGAGTTCTAGAAGTCAACCTCGCCCTGGGCAAGCATGTCTGGGACGTAGACTTGCGGACCGATTACGTCCCGATGATGCAGGTGAGTTTGTCACTCCCGTACGTACATACCATACCTGGGCCTACCTACTGTGACCGGCAGTGACAACTTACAGCCCTCAACCGTCACAGGCATGGTGGTTCTCTCTGCTCCTCTACATTATTACCTTGTCTCTGACCAAGATATCCATCTGCCTGCTCTACCTCAAAATCTTCACCTTTGAGTCGGCCAGGCGAGCCTCCTGGCTTGTGCTGTTTATTGTCGTCATAACAAGCCTCTGGGCTGTCGCCATCACCCTCACGTACTGCATCCCCCTGCAGGCGACCTGGGATCCCACCGTCGTCGCCTCCTTCTGCCAGCCCCAGTCCGCCTGGTGGGCTAACACAGGGTTTGCTCCCCctttccctcccctccccttttTAAAAAGTCCCTTGATGATGACCGAGTCAACCTAACGTTGCAAACCTCTTAATCCCGCGGGTGGGTGCA contains these protein-coding regions:
- a CDS encoding glycosyltransferase family 15 protein (CAZy_ID 267822), which encodes MAAGGVRYVRYIIVAFFILTVIYFVSNSADVTNLRTHIPDSKSPSEGGTNSGTQDASPNDAKVKTTYDPAQFLMAMTPNDPGWDDLTSINKGPRMNATFVTLARNSDVWEIAKSIRQVEDRFNRRYNYDWVFLNDQPFDDTFKKVTTSLVSGKTYYGLIPEEHWSFPDWIDQDKAARVRKEMKEKEIIYGDSISYRHMCRFESGFFFRQELMMNYDYYWRVEPSVELFCDIHYDPFRFMHENNKKYSFTISLYEYPETIPTLWDSVKKFMKNHPEHIASGNSMGFLSDDGGETYNRCHFWSNFEIGNLNWLRSKAYLDYFESLDKDGGFFYERWGDAPVHSIAAALMLPKEEIHFFNDIAYYHVPFTHCPTGENLRTALKCHCKPSDNFDWKGYSCTSRFFEINNMEKPEGWDKEGN